One window of Aspergillus oryzae RIB40 DNA, chromosome 3 genomic DNA carries:
- a CDS encoding DUF1772 domain-containing protein (predicted protein) has product MNLHLLTIPILIETTRQPAQLVHQWSRIFYSGHRKGPGIALVTGALYGYAAWAKYSVGEPWHHWMVAGVTTVSMVPYTWMFMNATNTALFHAEDQFEKGGVEISLQESVRLVGKWDWLNTVRALFPLAGSVMGMLGVCGVRSANVKSSGHGHACPSLLW; this is encoded by the exons ATGAACCTCCACCTGCTCACCATTCCCATTCTTATCGAGACCACCCGGCAGCCAGCCCAGTTGGTGCACCAATGGAGCCGTATTTTCTACAGCGGCCATCGTAAAGGTCCTGGAATCGCCTTGGTGACGGGTGCCCTGTACGGATATGCCGCGTGGGCCAAGTACTCTGTCGGTGAACCTTGGCATCACTGGATGGTCGCCGGCGTCACGACGGTGAGCATGGTGCCTTACACATGGATGTTCATGAACGCTACGAACACCGCCCTCTTCCACGCCGAGGATCAGTTCGAGAAAGGGGGCGTGGAAATTAGCTTGCAGGAGAGCGTGAGGTTGGTAGGGAAGTGGGATTGGCTGAACACTGTGCGAGCGCTCTTTCCACTGGCGGGCTCGGTGATGGGGATGCTGGGAGTGTGCGGCGTG CGGTCAGCGAATGTTAAGTCGAGCGGACATGGCCACGCATGTCCGTCACTGCTATGGTGA